In one window of Microtus pennsylvanicus isolate mMicPen1 chromosome 2, mMicPen1.hap1, whole genome shotgun sequence DNA:
- the Polr3k gene encoding DNA-directed RNA polymerase III subunit RPC10, which produces MLLFCPSCGNGLIVEEGQRCHRFACNTCPYVHNITRKVTNRKYPKLKEVDDVLGGAAAWENVDSTAEPCPKCEHPRAYFMQLQTRSADEPMTTFYKCCNAQCGHRWRD; this is translated from the exons ATGCTGCTTTTCTGTCCGAGCTGCGGAAACGGACTGATTGTGGAGGAAGGACAGCGTTGCCATCGCTTCGCCTGCAACACTTGCCCCTACGTGCATAATATCACACGCAAG GTAACAAACCGAAAGTATCCAAAGCTGAAAGAGGTGGATGATGTGCTTGGGGGAGCAGCTGCCTGGGAGAACGTGGACTCCACTGCAG AGCCATGTCCAAAATGTGAACATCCCCGTGCCTATTTCATGCAGCTTCAGACCCGTTCCGCAGATGAGCCAATGACCACCTTCTACAAGTGCTGCAATGCTCAGTGCGGACATCGCTGGAGAGACTAA
- the Pcmtd2 gene encoding protein-L-isoaspartate O-methyltransferase domain-containing protein 2 isoform X2, whose amino-acid sequence MGGAVSAGEDNDELIDNLKEAQYIRTDLVEQAFRAIDRADYYLEEFKENAYKDLAWKHGNIHLSAPCIYSEVMEALDLQPGLSFLNLGSGTGYLSSMVGLILGPFGVNHGVELHSDVTEYAKQKLDVFIRTSDSFDKFDFCEPLFVTGNCLEIAPDCCQYDRVYCGAGVQKEHEEYMKNLLKVGGILVMPLEEKLTKITRTGPSAWETKKILAVSFAPLVQPCRSESGQPRLVQLRSTPVHSTTGCAQPAGPGQACYPWQHQEGYAPGSHQRRWTEEHTYV is encoded by the exons ATGGGCGGTGCTGTGAGTGCTGGTGAGGACAACGATGAGCTTATTGACAATTTGAAGGAAGCCCAGTACATCCGGACGGACTTAGTAGAGCAGGCTTTCCGAGCTATCGATCGAGCAGATTATTACCttgaagaatttaaagaaaatgcgTACAAAGACTTGGCATGGAAGCATGGAAACATTCATCTCTCAGCCCCTTGCATCTACTCAGAGGTGATGGAGGCTCTGGATCTGCAGCCTGGGCTCTCATTTCTCAATTTGGGCAGTGGTACTGGCTACCTCAGCTCCATGGTGGGCCTCATTCTAG GTCCTTTTGGTGTGAACCATGGGGTGGAGCTTCATTCAGATGTGACTGAGTATGCCAAGCAGAAACTGGATGTCTTCATCAGAACAAGTGATAGTTTTGACAA ATTTGACTTCTGTGAACCTTTGTTTGTAACTGGCAATTGCCTAGAGATTGCTCCAGATTGTTGTCAGTATGATCGTGTGTATTGTGGAGCAGGTGTGCAGAAAGAACACGAAGAGTACATGAAGAATCTTCTTAAAGTTGGAGGGATCCTTGTCATGCCCTTGGAAGAGAAG TTGACCAAGATAACACGCACAGGCCCCTCTGCTTGGGAAACAAAAAAGATTCTGGCTGTTTCCTTCGCCCCTCTGGTCCAACCCTGCCGTTCGGAGTCAGGACAACCCAGACTTGTTCAGCTAC GCTCTACCCCTGTCCACAGCACCACTGGCTGTGCGCAGCCTGCAGGACCTGGCCAGGCTTGCTATCCGTGGCAGCATCAAGAGGGCTATGCGCCAGGAAGCCACCAGAGGAGGTGGACTGAAGAGCACACCTATGTTTAA
- the Pcmtd2 gene encoding protein-L-isoaspartate O-methyltransferase domain-containing protein 2 isoform X1 produces the protein MGGAVSAGEDNDELIDNLKEAQYIRTDLVEQAFRAIDRADYYLEEFKENAYKDLAWKHGNIHLSAPCIYSEVMEALDLQPGLSFLNLGSGTGYLSSMVGLILGPFGVNHGVELHSDVTEYAKQKLDVFIRTSDSFDKFDFCEPLFVTGNCLEIAPDCCQYDRVYCGAGVQKEHEEYMKNLLKVGGILVMPLEEKLTKITRTGPSAWETKKILAVSFAPLVQPCRSESGQPRLVQLPPLAVRSLQDLARLAIRGSIKRAMRQEATRGGGLKSTPMFKRRRLRRRRMETIVFLDKEVFASRISNPSDDTSCEDAEEDRREVAERTLREAKSEPPVNFLRQRVLRLPLPDPLKYYLLYYREK, from the exons ATGGGCGGTGCTGTGAGTGCTGGTGAGGACAACGATGAGCTTATTGACAATTTGAAGGAAGCCCAGTACATCCGGACGGACTTAGTAGAGCAGGCTTTCCGAGCTATCGATCGAGCAGATTATTACCttgaagaatttaaagaaaatgcgTACAAAGACTTGGCATGGAAGCATGGAAACATTCATCTCTCAGCCCCTTGCATCTACTCAGAGGTGATGGAGGCTCTGGATCTGCAGCCTGGGCTCTCATTTCTCAATTTGGGCAGTGGTACTGGCTACCTCAGCTCCATGGTGGGCCTCATTCTAG GTCCTTTTGGTGTGAACCATGGGGTGGAGCTTCATTCAGATGTGACTGAGTATGCCAAGCAGAAACTGGATGTCTTCATCAGAACAAGTGATAGTTTTGACAA ATTTGACTTCTGTGAACCTTTGTTTGTAACTGGCAATTGCCTAGAGATTGCTCCAGATTGTTGTCAGTATGATCGTGTGTATTGTGGAGCAGGTGTGCAGAAAGAACACGAAGAGTACATGAAGAATCTTCTTAAAGTTGGAGGGATCCTTGTCATGCCCTTGGAAGAGAAG TTGACCAAGATAACACGCACAGGCCCCTCTGCTTGGGAAACAAAAAAGATTCTGGCTGTTTCCTTCGCCCCTCTGGTCCAACCCTGCCGTTCGGAGTCAGGACAACCCAGACTTGTTCAGCTAC CACCACTGGCTGTGCGCAGCCTGCAGGACCTGGCCAGGCTTGCTATCCGTGGCAGCATCAAGAGGGCTATGCGCCAGGAAGCCACCAGAGGAGGTGGACTGAAGAGCACACCTATGTTTAAAAGAAGGCGACTTCGTCGTCGGCGAATGGAGACCATTGTTTTTTTGGACAAAGAAGTCTTTGCCAGTCGAATTTCCAACCCCTCTGATGACACCAGCTGTGAGGATGCAGAGGAGGATCGGCGGGAAGTGGCAGAGAGGACCTTACGGGAGGCCAAGTCTGAGCCACCAGTAAACTTCCTTCGCCAGAGGGTATTGCGCCTCCCGTTGCCCGACCCCCTGAAGTACTACCTGCTGTATTACAGGGAAAAGTGA